The following proteins are co-located in the Chryseobacterium daecheongense genome:
- a CDS encoding GLPGLI family protein, whose translation MRKLTILSIFIFTTSLLFSQNQRFTYEYSFKMDSLHRENVQKEIMNLDITKEGSNFYSALLITRDSLFKAEIEKGKASKSMVFDLRKIKQAKVNFRVSKDYPNLETIYHTSINADNIALKENNKINWTIFPETKNIEGFKVQKATTTFGGRNWEAWFTNDIQIQDGPYKFCGLPGLILSIGDDKGDHIFNLVGSKKLNYEPLMINSSRKEIFLTNEKFNKLWNEFKKDPAKNIKTMHSSSEMSETLFSDANGSPLTKQDLIRGKEQRAQESFKKNNNFIERELYK comes from the coding sequence ATGAGAAAACTCACTATCCTTTCAATTTTTATTTTCACCACTTCTTTATTATTTTCTCAAAATCAAAGATTTACTTATGAATATTCTTTTAAAATGGATTCTTTACACAGAGAAAATGTGCAAAAAGAAATCATGAATCTTGACATTACAAAAGAGGGTTCAAACTTCTACAGTGCTTTGCTCATCACCAGAGATTCCCTTTTTAAAGCAGAAATTGAAAAAGGAAAAGCTTCGAAATCTATGGTTTTTGATTTGAGAAAAATTAAACAGGCAAAGGTTAATTTTCGTGTTTCTAAAGACTACCCCAATTTGGAAACAATTTATCATACGTCTATCAATGCCGACAACATCGCTTTAAAAGAAAATAATAAAATCAACTGGACTATTTTTCCTGAAACAAAAAATATAGAGGGTTTTAAAGTTCAAAAAGCAACCACGACATTTGGAGGAAGAAATTGGGAGGCCTGGTTCACTAATGACATTCAAATTCAAGATGGGCCTTATAAATTCTGTGGTCTTCCTGGCTTAATTTTAAGTATTGGAGACGATAAAGGAGATCATATTTTCAATCTGGTTGGAAGCAAAAAACTCAATTATGAACCTTTAATGATAAATTCAAGCAGGAAAGAAATTTTTCTGACCAATGAAAAATTCAATAAACTCTGGAACGAATTTAAAAAAGATCCTGCAAAGAATATAAAAACTATGCACAGTTCTTCAGAAATGTCAGAAACATTATTTTCCGATGCCAATGGAAGTCCGCTAACAAAACAAGATCTTATTAGAGGAAAAGAACAAAGGGCACAGGAGAGTTTCAAGAAAAATAATAATTTTATTGAAAGAGAATTATATAAATAA
- a CDS encoding T9SS type A sorting domain-containing protein: protein MKTKLLLLSLFGSLLAHAQTLQFKNLANMSVGRGATASVIVNDHIYVSNGYQEKASDAKYIEKYNITDNKWSVFNSTLLPKRFANSETYNNKIYIFNGWGNSHLEIVDLDTNTITKGATNRSYTGNSGSAIYNGKIYVFGGSGLNGAATTVFSNKFQYYDIASNTWNSLPNMPTARETKGKIVNDKLYVIGGFNGTPSRLINVYDLETNRWIDQYTMPVGISGHSLAVSGNKIFIVGGYNYQNFIAYFDTTTNKIHQLSSNMIPRRHATAEVYNNKLYIIGGSTTSLTSSAIKSIQVADISENILSGDTPAEDQALKTKAYVNSYRDGFIISNKNNSNQFEYSIFSIDGKLIFKGFTNYNQNIDLSKFRKGTYIFRFKNEKGELESIKIVR from the coding sequence ATGAAAACAAAATTATTACTTCTCTCACTTTTCGGCTCATTGCTAGCACATGCCCAAACGCTTCAATTTAAAAATCTTGCGAATATGTCCGTCGGCCGAGGTGCTACAGCCAGCGTAATCGTGAATGATCATATATATGTGAGCAATGGGTATCAGGAAAAAGCAAGCGATGCCAAGTACATTGAGAAATACAATATTACCGATAACAAATGGAGTGTTTTCAATTCTACCCTACTTCCTAAAAGATTTGCTAATTCAGAAACTTACAATAATAAAATTTATATTTTTAACGGTTGGGGAAATAGCCACCTTGAAATTGTAGATCTTGACACCAATACCATCACGAAGGGAGCAACCAATCGTTCCTATACAGGAAATTCAGGTTCTGCAATCTATAATGGCAAAATATATGTGTTTGGTGGCAGCGGATTAAACGGAGCCGCAACCACTGTATTTTCTAATAAATTCCAGTATTATGATATTGCTTCAAACACCTGGAATTCATTACCCAATATGCCTACGGCCAGGGAAACAAAGGGGAAAATTGTTAATGATAAGCTGTATGTAATTGGCGGTTTTAATGGCACTCCATCCCGCCTGATCAATGTTTACGATCTCGAGACTAACCGTTGGATCGATCAATATACTATGCCTGTTGGTATATCCGGACATTCACTAGCTGTATCTGGCAATAAAATTTTCATTGTAGGGGGCTATAATTATCAAAATTTTATTGCCTATTTTGATACTACAACCAATAAAATCCATCAGTTATCCTCCAATATGATTCCGAGAAGACATGCTACAGCGGAAGTATATAATAATAAATTATATATCATCGGTGGAAGTACAACGTCTCTAACCAGTTCAGCTATTAAAAGCATACAAGTGGCAGATATTAGTGAAAATATACTTTCTGGAGATACACCTGCGGAAGATCAGGCATTGAAAACAAAAGCCTATGTCAATTCTTATAGAGACGGTTTTATAATCAGTAATAAAAATAATAGCAATCAATTTGAATACTCCATTTTCTCAATAGATGGAAAATTAATCTTCAAAGGTTTTACCAACTATAATCAAAATATAGATTTATCAAAGTTCCGAAAGGGAACTTATATTTTCCGTTTTAAAAATGAAAAAGGGGAGTTAGAAAGCATTAAAATTGTGAGATAG
- a CDS encoding M48 family metalloprotease — protein MYIQVSEDFKKKSKSAVSAIVVFILIYLLMFLFTIALAVGCIIGGIGLIAVKPMFITIMLGAGLAGTGVFVFFFIIKFLFKKHINDRSFLTEIRRSDEPELFKMIDEIVKEAETDFPKKIYLAYDVNASVFYDSSFWSMFYPIKKNLTIGLGLINTSTKQELKAVLSHEFGHFSQRSMKVGSYVYNVNQIIFNLVNDDESYRNSIEKWANMSGYFSIFAALALFITNKIQWVLTKMYSFVNIRHMALSREMEFHADEVAANIAGSLALEESLLRMELAHNSYQNVINFYDAKVSKNQASPNIYKEQFFVMNFLAKQSELETQYGLPYVKLSESGLFNKSKLNIENQWASHPSNEDRIIRLRNLNIIKDNESTPAKNLFRDFEKTEEKLTAKLFSRVKYQKERTELNFETFTTEFEEQYNRDSFDKIFNGYYDNKNPDFTVTENSNNNLSFEELFSKDKVELVYTLLALENDKKTIEAIAKKEIILKTFDYDGKKYNSGEAGKLVPQLNDTISEIKQQIHQNDSDIYTYFLKSSTVLNRKNEFENSYRNFEEYDGKYEDKYILYSELINATSFINEKTQFEQIKKNFTNLKPLETKLKNEILPYLENTQVVDDIEEQTLKDLKYYIENELVYFSSDQYITANLQLLITAINILPYFLHRQYFLIKKEFLKVIKDIETIKSVSEPITISTTSNFAP, from the coding sequence ATGTACATTCAGGTTTCTGAGGATTTCAAAAAGAAAAGTAAATCTGCTGTTTCAGCTATTGTTGTATTCATCCTCATATATCTTCTCATGTTCCTTTTTACCATAGCCTTGGCAGTAGGATGCATTATCGGAGGAATCGGATTAATTGCTGTAAAACCCATGTTTATTACCATCATGCTGGGAGCTGGGCTTGCAGGCACAGGAGTTTTCGTATTCTTTTTTATTATTAAATTTTTGTTTAAGAAACACATTAACGACAGAAGCTTTCTGACTGAAATCAGAAGATCAGATGAACCTGAGCTTTTTAAAATGATCGATGAAATTGTAAAGGAGGCTGAAACTGATTTTCCTAAAAAAATATATTTAGCATACGATGTCAATGCAAGTGTTTTCTATGACTCCAGCTTTTGGAGTATGTTCTATCCTATAAAGAAAAATCTGACCATCGGACTTGGGCTGATTAATACTTCGACAAAACAGGAATTGAAAGCTGTCCTTTCCCATGAGTTTGGGCATTTTTCCCAACGCTCGATGAAAGTTGGAAGTTATGTATATAATGTGAATCAAATTATCTTTAATCTGGTTAATGATGATGAATCGTACCGTAACTCTATTGAGAAATGGGCAAATATGAGTGGTTACTTCTCAATTTTTGCAGCATTAGCACTTTTTATCACAAATAAAATCCAGTGGGTGCTCACCAAAATGTATTCTTTTGTGAACATCAGACATATGGCACTTTCAAGGGAGATGGAGTTTCATGCAGATGAAGTAGCCGCGAATATTGCAGGATCACTGGCTTTGGAGGAGTCTTTATTAAGAATGGAACTGGCTCATAATTCATACCAGAATGTTATCAATTTTTATGACGCAAAGGTTTCAAAGAACCAGGCAAGTCCAAATATTTACAAAGAACAATTTTTTGTAATGAATTTCCTCGCAAAACAAAGTGAGCTCGAAACCCAATATGGGCTTCCTTATGTAAAACTTTCTGAATCCGGACTTTTCAACAAGTCAAAACTGAATATTGAAAATCAGTGGGCTTCACATCCCTCCAACGAAGACAGAATCATAAGGCTTAGAAATCTTAATATCATAAAAGATAATGAAAGCACACCGGCTAAAAACCTTTTCAGGGATTTTGAGAAAACAGAAGAAAAGTTGACCGCAAAACTTTTTTCCAGAGTAAAGTACCAGAAGGAAAGAACCGAACTTAATTTTGAAACATTTACTACAGAATTTGAAGAACAATATAACAGAGATTCCTTTGATAAAATCTTCAATGGTTATTATGATAATAAAAATCCTGATTTCACTGTTACGGAAAATTCCAATAACAATCTTTCTTTCGAAGAGCTTTTTTCAAAAGACAAAGTAGAACTTGTTTATACTTTGCTTGCTTTGGAAAATGATAAAAAAACAATAGAAGCCATCGCTAAAAAAGAAATCATTCTAAAGACCTTTGATTATGACGGGAAAAAATATAATTCCGGAGAAGCAGGAAAACTTGTTCCACAATTGAATGATACCATCTCTGAAATCAAACAACAAATCCACCAGAATGACTCGGATATTTACACCTACTTCCTGAAATCTTCCACTGTTCTTAACAGAAAAAATGAATTTGAAAATAGCTACCGTAATTTTGAAGAATATGATGGTAAATATGAAGATAAATATATCTTATATTCTGAATTAATCAATGCAACATCATTTATTAATGAAAAAACTCAATTTGAACAAATCAAAAAGAATTTTACCAACCTGAAACCTCTTGAAACAAAATTAAAAAATGAAATTCTCCCATATTTAGAGAATACACAAGTAGTTGATGATATTGAAGAACAAACCTTAAAAGATCTTAAGTATTACATCGAGAATGAACTCGTCTATTTCAGCAGCGATCAGTATATCACGGCTAATTTGCAACTATTGATAACGGCAATAAACATACTTCCTTACTTTCTCCATAGACAATATTTTCTGATAAAAAAGGAATTCCTGAAGGTTATAAAGGATATTGAAACTATCAAATCAGTTTCAGAACCAATCACTATATCAACCACTTCCAATTTTGCCCCGTAA
- a CDS encoding MarR family transcriptional regulator: protein MEISEEAIQLRKLSQQFTYTSIQMHESIGRKIGLSGTDHKYLGFLVQKGSMTAGELAVITGLTTGAVTGLIDRFEKKKLVRRQPDKDDRRKIIIVPDNARIAQLIIPQYQDFQDNTDQLFASFSPEELKTLEKYFRSALEIMNTKIEKIKS, encoded by the coding sequence ATGGAAATTAGTGAAGAAGCAATTCAACTGAGAAAACTTAGTCAACAATTTACCTATACTTCGATTCAAATGCACGAAAGTATCGGTAGAAAAATAGGCCTTAGCGGAACCGATCATAAGTATCTGGGATTTCTTGTGCAAAAGGGATCAATGACTGCCGGAGAACTGGCTGTCATCACAGGATTGACAACAGGTGCCGTCACGGGCCTGATCGACAGGTTTGAAAAGAAAAAACTCGTCCGCCGCCAACCGGATAAGGATGACAGGCGAAAAATAATCATTGTCCCGGACAACGCCAGAATAGCCCAACTTATTATTCCTCAATATCAGGATTTCCAGGATAATACAGATCAGCTTTTTGCCTCTTTTTCACCGGAAGAATTAAAAACCCTGGAAAAATATTTCCGGAGTGCCCTGGAAATAATGAATACCAAAATTGAAAAAATAAAATCTTAA
- the arr gene encoding NAD(+)--rifampin ADP-ribosyltransferase: protein MEMNNKEPENKVLDKGPFYHGTKADLKTGDLLTAGFASNYYPEIIMNHIYFTALKNGAGLAAALANGDGSERIYIVEPTGEFENDPNVTDKKFPGNPTRSYRSKEPLKIIGEVKEWIKLTDDELQRWRENIAKIRENPDAEIIN from the coding sequence ATGGAAATGAATAATAAAGAACCTGAAAATAAAGTTTTAGACAAAGGGCCGTTTTATCATGGAACAAAGGCGGATCTGAAAACTGGAGACCTGCTGACCGCCGGATTCGCATCTAATTACTATCCGGAAATTATTATGAATCACATTTATTTTACCGCTTTAAAAAACGGAGCAGGACTTGCCGCAGCATTGGCAAATGGAGATGGTAGTGAAAGGATTTACATTGTGGAGCCAACTGGTGAATTTGAAAACGACCCTAATGTAACAGACAAAAAATTTCCAGGTAATCCTACCCGTTCTTACCGCAGTAAGGAACCTTTAAAGATTATCGGCGAAGTGAAAGAATGGATCAAACTAACAGATGATGAACTTCAGAGATGGCGTGAAAACATTGCAAAAATCCGTGAGAACCCTGATGCAGAAATTATAAACTGA
- a CDS encoding helix-turn-helix domain-containing protein, producing MDKQRSDCPISCSLDIFGDKWSLLIIRDVMLRGKMSYSEFLHSEERIASNILVNRLSVLEAEKILVKEVSPLNKSKFIYSLTKKGADLLPIVIELMDWGAKYNANCPRKELGKKIQKDKIGVIRELSDDLKSKIK from the coding sequence ATGGATAAACAGAGATCAGATTGCCCAATTAGTTGTTCCCTTGATATTTTCGGGGATAAGTGGTCACTTTTAATCATCAGGGATGTTATGCTGAGAGGTAAAATGTCGTACAGCGAATTTTTACATTCTGAAGAGCGGATAGCATCAAATATACTGGTTAACAGATTGAGTGTTCTGGAAGCAGAGAAAATCCTTGTTAAGGAAGTATCACCGCTCAACAAGTCAAAATTTATCTACAGCCTCACAAAAAAAGGGGCAGATTTGTTACCAATCGTCATTGAACTGATGGATTGGGGAGCAAAATACAATGCCAACTGCCCGCGAAAAGAGCTGGGGAAAAAAATCCAGAAGGACAAAATAGGTGTCATCCGGGAGTTAAGTGATGACCTGAAGTCAAAGATCAAGTAG
- a CDS encoding nuclear transport factor 2 family protein — protein MENQTNTRQLLETYYKGFAAKANWESTLADDFEYTGGDMTNTTPVIGKQAYIEIIKRFSQRFEAMRVKQMVIEDDKASVIGNYDFQFPNGAKINGNVSENWTVKNGKLQSLTLYFDTLTFMENMKP, from the coding sequence ATGGAAAATCAAACAAACACAAGGCAACTTCTTGAAACTTATTACAAGGGATTTGCAGCAAAAGCCAATTGGGAAAGTACATTAGCCGACGATTTCGAATATACCGGCGGTGATATGACCAACACAACTCCAGTTATTGGAAAGCAGGCTTATATTGAAATTATAAAGCGGTTTTCACAACGTTTTGAAGCCATGAGAGTGAAACAAATGGTAATTGAAGATGATAAAGCCAGTGTCATCGGAAATTATGATTTCCAATTCCCGAACGGCGCTAAAATTAATGGTAATGTTTCTGAAAACTGGACCGTGAAAAATGGGAAATTACAATCTCTAACCCTGTATTTTGATACCTTAACTTTTATGGAGAATATGAAGCCATAA
- a CDS encoding AhpC/TSA family protein — translation MKNIVAVSVILLMLSCESKEAKKERIFKEFQEEAKAMKKNQIDLFVGAKPIPFSAKTISGTSFNSRNYQGKNLVIFIYDKSYLKKSESYDMAEEFNALYNKYNEEAHFIGIVEGFVENEKEFKDYLARSNVLFEQIDNTKSYNKSEKLNYNVFCNPAKVLIGIDGKVLHSSCGGGNISAIAQKLDSIKANKK, via the coding sequence ATGAAAAATATTGTAGCAGTATCAGTTATTTTATTAATGCTATCCTGTGAAAGCAAGGAAGCAAAAAAAGAAAGGATTTTTAAAGAGTTCCAGGAAGAGGCAAAGGCCATGAAGAAGAATCAGATTGATCTGTTTGTGGGTGCAAAGCCCATACCTTTTTCAGCTAAAACGATCAGTGGGACTTCCTTTAATTCACGGAATTACCAGGGGAAAAACCTTGTTATTTTTATTTACGATAAATCTTATCTGAAAAAGAGCGAATCCTATGATATGGCGGAAGAATTTAATGCTTTATACAATAAATACAATGAGGAAGCTCATTTTATTGGTATTGTAGAAGGGTTTGTGGAAAATGAAAAAGAGTTTAAAGATTACCTTGCCCGCTCGAATGTTCTTTTTGAACAAATCGACAATACAAAGTCGTACAATAAATCTGAGAAATTAAATTATAATGTATTTTGCAATCCGGCAAAAGTACTTATTGGCATAGATGGCAAAGTCCTCCATTCTTCATGCGGAGGAGGAAATATTTCGGCTATTGCCCAGAAACTTGACAGCATAAAAGCCAATAAGAAATAA
- a CDS encoding DUF2200 domain-containing protein, with product MENTNYERVYNMSFAGVYPHYITKAEKKGRTKEEVHEIIFWLTGYTEKELQEIIKNKTNFRDFFEQAPQINPNVSLIKGVICGYRVEDIEDDLMRKIRYLDKLIDELAKGKSMDKILRK from the coding sequence ATGGAAAACACAAATTACGAAAGGGTTTACAACATGTCGTTCGCCGGGGTTTATCCTCACTATATTACCAAAGCAGAAAAGAAAGGGCGCACAAAAGAAGAAGTACATGAAATTATTTTTTGGCTGACGGGCTATACTGAAAAAGAACTTCAGGAAATAATTAAGAATAAAACCAATTTCAGGGATTTCTTCGAACAAGCCCCACAAATTAATCCCAATGTTTCTTTGATAAAAGGAGTAATTTGCGGATACCGTGTGGAAGATATTGAAGATGACCTCATGAGAAAAATCCGTTATCTAGACAAGCTGATTGATGAGCTCGCCAAGGGAAAATCAATGGACAAAATTCTCAGGAAATAA
- a CDS encoding serine hydrolase — translation MKGISKILIIAITFFFIQNIYSQNIHSKSIDKYIDYIQTNNLDIGSISIFKNGKEIYFRSFGEIPDKKFGPNTEYQVGSVTKLFTATLIFKLIEQHKISLTSTLDKYFPLVKNADKITIQNLLEHSSGLNNYVKKDEKIIWLKEPRTNEEIFEEIINQRVLFSPNENVAYSNSGYYLLGKIIEKEFYKNYSDVLKEEITTPFKLNKTKSALESPNDVSGSYIFENNAWNTTKDFYFKNIVGVGDISSNTLDLNTFINLLFDHKILSKETVSKMQPIIGKEKYGRGLMTFKFHNLDFYGNTGGTYGTNTILIFNKETKTSISLIINGERYPRDKFIDDIVDIVYNNELSYPEMNKTM, via the coding sequence ATGAAAGGTATAAGCAAAATTCTAATTATAGCAATTACATTTTTTTTTATTCAAAATATATATTCTCAAAACATCCATTCTAAATCAATAGATAAATACATTGATTATATTCAAACAAATAACCTTGATATTGGCTCTATTTCCATTTTTAAAAATGGAAAAGAAATATATTTTAGGTCTTTCGGAGAAATACCGGATAAAAAGTTTGGACCAAACACTGAATATCAGGTAGGCTCAGTAACAAAACTTTTTACAGCAACATTAATTTTCAAACTTATTGAACAACATAAAATTTCGCTGACCTCTACGCTTGACAAATATTTTCCTTTAGTCAAAAATGCTGATAAAATTACTATTCAGAATCTGCTTGAACATTCCAGTGGCTTAAATAATTATGTAAAAAAAGACGAAAAAATAATCTGGCTCAAAGAACCTAGAACTAATGAAGAGATTTTTGAAGAAATTATAAACCAAAGAGTTTTATTTTCACCCAATGAAAATGTGGCTTATTCCAATTCAGGATATTATCTTTTAGGAAAGATTATTGAAAAAGAATTTTATAAAAATTACAGCGATGTTTTAAAAGAAGAAATTACAACCCCATTCAAACTTAATAAAACAAAATCTGCACTTGAAAGTCCTAACGATGTTTCAGGATCATATATTTTTGAAAATAATGCATGGAACACAACCAAAGATTTTTATTTTAAAAATATTGTTGGGGTTGGAGATATTTCTTCTAATACCTTGGATTTGAATACATTTATCAATCTGCTATTTGATCATAAAATCCTATCAAAGGAGACCGTCTCAAAAATGCAGCCCATTATTGGAAAAGAAAAATATGGCAGAGGTTTGATGACATTTAAATTTCATAATCTTGATTTTTATGGAAATACAGGTGGCACTTATGGTACCAATACAATCCTGATATTCAACAAAGAAACAAAAACATCAATATCGTTAATAATAAATGGTGAAAGATATCCAAGAGACAAATTCATTGATGATATTGTCGATATCGTTTACAATAATGAGTTAAGTTATCCTGAAATGAACAAAACGATGTAG
- a CDS encoding TetR/AcrR family transcriptional regulator: MRNRDLNKENIIKQKAIEIIVKDGLDGFTISKLAKACNVSVGTPYVYYKDKDDLIIKLVIEEGNKMETLINEGFDPKSSLEEGLRVQWANRYNYAIKNPLLLPFFEQINNSHYSQQFAQMFNEKPGMFMSEFKNNLLNFISNTIQRGEIDDTPFEIYWSIAFAPLYNLLRFHQQGKSISGLPFALTDEMVWTTFHKVCKALKK, translated from the coding sequence ATGCGTAATCGAGATCTCAACAAAGAAAATATAATAAAGCAAAAAGCTATTGAAATCATTGTAAAAGATGGATTAGATGGTTTTACCATCAGCAAATTAGCGAAGGCCTGCAATGTTTCTGTAGGTACACCTTACGTATATTATAAGGATAAAGATGACCTCATTATCAAACTTGTTATCGAAGAAGGAAACAAAATGGAAACCCTCATCAATGAAGGATTCGATCCTAAATCCAGTCTGGAAGAAGGGTTGCGCGTACAATGGGCAAACAGATACAACTATGCTATTAAAAACCCTTTGCTCCTACCCTTCTTTGAGCAAATCAATAATTCTCATTACAGTCAGCAATTTGCTCAAATGTTTAATGAGAAACCGGGAATGTTTATGAGTGAATTTAAAAATAACCTTTTGAACTTTATTTCAAATACGATACAGCGGGGAGAGATTGATGATACCCCATTTGAAATTTATTGGTCAATTGCATTTGCTCCTCTGTATAATTTACTACGTTTTCATCAACAGGGAAAAAGCATCAGCGGATTACCTTTTGCTCTCACAGATGAAATGGTATGGACAACCTTTCATAAAGTGTGTAAAGCTTTAAAAAAATAA
- a CDS encoding sialate O-acetylesterase, producing MTHSFLMIGQSNMAGRGFLKDVPPILDEKIKMLRNGRWQMMAEPINFDRPTSGISLATTFASSWRLFHNQEDDIGLIPCADGGTSLDDWSVEGALFQNAIFQAKAAQKISTLSGILWHQGESDSHGQKYRSYTEKLSHIINTLRDELNTPEIPLIVGGLGSFLTEGMYGQYFSEYSKINEALVQYAKDNEHAYFVSAEGLTGNPDNIHFDAVSQRKLGIRYFKAFQQKNNIIGILSDEEQIMNKIHNRPLTKNEKYELLQYDFAMGLVSADEFQVQFAQLK from the coding sequence ATGACACATTCATTTTTAATGATAGGTCAGTCTAATATGGCCGGACGTGGATTTCTAAAAGATGTTCCTCCAATCCTTGATGAAAAAATTAAAATGCTAAGAAATGGGAGGTGGCAAATGATGGCAGAACCTATCAATTTTGACAGACCAACTTCAGGAATCAGCCTGGCTACAACATTTGCTTCATCATGGCGGTTATTCCATAATCAGGAAGATGATATCGGATTGATTCCTTGTGCTGATGGCGGAACAAGCCTGGATGACTGGTCAGTGGAGGGAGCATTATTTCAAAATGCTATTTTTCAAGCTAAAGCGGCACAAAAAATCAGCACATTAAGTGGCATTCTTTGGCATCAGGGGGAAAGTGACAGTCATGGACAAAAATACAGGTCATATACCGAAAAATTAAGCCATATCATAAATACTTTGAGAGACGAGCTTAATACTCCGGAAATTCCATTGATCGTTGGAGGATTAGGGAGCTTTTTAACGGAAGGTATGTATGGACAATACTTTAGTGAATACAGTAAAATTAATGAGGCTTTAGTTCAGTATGCGAAAGATAACGAGCATGCCTATTTTGTATCTGCAGAAGGTTTAACAGGTAATCCGGACAATATCCACTTTGATGCTGTTTCTCAAAGAAAATTGGGCATCAGATATTTTAAAGCCTTTCAGCAAAAAAACAATATTATAGGAATATTGTCTGATGAAGAGCAGATAATGAACAAGATTCACAATCGTCCATTAACAAAAAATGAAAAATACGAATTGCTTCAATATGATTTTGCGATGGGATTGGTGAGTGCGGATGAATTTCAGGTACAATTTGCCCAGCTTAAGTAA
- a CDS encoding DinB family protein, translated as MSLKTLVTKSVQYNNWVVNKYIDWLSTKSDEQLNQETISSFPTILKTLHHIWQTQEYWWSHINENNDFDFAKISNTNTKDEVFSAIKNNSQKLVDYVESLSEEDLAKNVKIESQWFQCDFSKYEYIQHAVIHGTYHRGQIVTMGRNIGITDAPMTDYNYWNIYKDQQ; from the coding sequence ATGAGCTTAAAAACATTAGTCACGAAAAGTGTTCAGTACAACAACTGGGTGGTGAACAAATATATTGACTGGCTTTCTACCAAATCGGATGAACAGCTTAATCAGGAAACGATTTCCAGTTTCCCTACCATCCTGAAGACCCTGCATCATATCTGGCAAACTCAGGAATATTGGTGGAGCCATATCAATGAAAATAATGACTTTGATTTCGCTAAAATTTCCAACACCAATACTAAAGATGAAGTTTTCAGCGCAATCAAAAATAACTCTCAGAAACTTGTAGATTATGTAGAAAGCCTATCCGAAGAGGATTTAGCAAAAAATGTAAAAATAGAGTCTCAATGGTTTCAATGTGATTTCTCTAAATATGAGTATATCCAGCATGCAGTTATCCACGGAACTTACCATAGAGGACAGATTGTAACCATGGGAAGGAACATAGGGATCACAGACGCCCCCATGACAGATTATAATTACTGGAATATTTATAAAGATCAGCAATAA
- a CDS encoding DinB family protein, whose amino-acid sequence MSFNLDKATEILERTPDVLTSLLEGLSDEWIYTNEGEETWSPFDIIGHLIHGEKTDWMIRAEITLSDGPEKTFTPFDRFAQFEESKGKTLSQLLTEFRDLRKKNLIILQSKNITDEDLDKTGIHPAFGDTTLRQLLSTWVAHDLGHIAQISRVMAKQYKYDVGPWRNYLPILDR is encoded by the coding sequence ATGTCATTCAATTTAGATAAAGCAACAGAAATTCTTGAACGTACCCCCGATGTTTTAACATCATTACTGGAGGGATTAAGTGATGAATGGATCTATACCAACGAAGGAGAAGAAACATGGAGCCCTTTTGATATAATCGGCCACTTGATCCACGGAGAAAAAACAGATTGGATGATCCGGGCAGAAATAACCCTATCTGACGGACCGGAGAAAACTTTTACTCCGTTTGACAGATTTGCACAGTTTGAAGAGAGCAAAGGCAAAACACTATCCCAATTACTGACAGAGTTCCGTGATCTGAGAAAGAAAAACCTCATCATTTTACAATCTAAGAATATAACTGATGAAGATCTTGACAAAACCGGAATTCACCCGGCATTTGGTGATACAACTTTAAGACAGCTGTTATCAACATGGGTTGCTCATGATCTTGGCCATATTGCACAAATATCAAGGGTAATGGCAAAACAATACAAGTATGACGTTGGCCCATGGAGAAACTATCTGCCTATATTGGACCGGTAA